A window of the Pongo abelii isolate AG06213 chromosome 10, NHGRI_mPonAbe1-v2.0_pri, whole genome shotgun sequence genome harbors these coding sequences:
- the STX2 gene encoding syntaxin-2 isoform X9: MILYFMDKRQRLRQANGLLGRRSSAPDQWSFFWCRKNDDVDTVVVVEKDHFMDDFFHQVEEIRNNIDKITQYVEELKKNHSIILSAPNPEGKGVSLCHTGWNAVAQSRLTATSASRVQAILLPWPPE, translated from the exons ATGATACTATATTTCATGGACAAGAGGCAGAGACTGAGACAAGCTAATGGGCTGCTGGGGAGGAGGTCTTCAGCTCCTGATCAATGGTCATTCTTCTGG TGTAGGAAGAATGATGATGTAGACACAGTTGTTGTGGTTGAGAAAGATCATTTCATGGATGATTTCTTCCATCAG GTTGAGGAGATTAGAAACAATATTGATAAAATAACTCAATATGttgaagaactaaagaaaaaccACAGCATCATTCTTTCTGCACCAAACCCGGAAGGAA agggagtctcactctgtcacacaggctggaatgcagtggcacagtctcggcttactgcaacctccgcctcccgggttcaagcgattctcctgccttggcctcctgagtag
- the STX2 gene encoding syntaxin-2 isoform X10: MRDRLPDLTACRKNDDVDTVVVVEKDHFMDDFFHQVEEIRNNIDKITQYVEELKKNHSIILSAPNPEGKGVSLCHTGWNAVAQSRLTATSASRVQAILLPWPPE, encoded by the exons ATGCGGGACCGGCTGCCAGACCTGACGGCG TGTAGGAAGAATGATGATGTAGACACAGTTGTTGTGGTTGAGAAAGATCATTTCATGGATGATTTCTTCCATCAG GTTGAGGAGATTAGAAACAATATTGATAAAATAACTCAATATGttgaagaactaaagaaaaaccACAGCATCATTCTTTCTGCACCAAACCCGGAAGGAA agggagtctcactctgtcacacaggctggaatgcagtggcacagtctcggcttactgcaacctccgcctcccgggttcaagcgattctcctgccttggcctcctgagtag